The following proteins come from a genomic window of Dreissena polymorpha isolate Duluth1 chromosome 1, UMN_Dpol_1.0, whole genome shotgun sequence:
- the LOC127848046 gene encoding serine/arginine-rich splicing factor 7-like isoform X2: MTRRGDLDCKIYVGDLARDTNEKDVERAFSYYGRLRSVWVARNPAGFAFVEFEDPRDADDAVRGLDGTSINGSRVRVEHSTGKVRPKPWLRGGRSGPRGGGGRRPFHPEDRCYECGETGHYAYDCPRHRRSGGRRSRSRSRSPRRRSYSRSRSRSRGGSRERGSRDRRSRDRSRGSRDRYASRSPATRSRSRSAARNDD; this comes from the exons ATGACCAGAAGAGGCGACCTGGATTGCAAAATTTACGTAGGTGATCTCGCAAGAGACACCAATGAAAAGGACGTCGAGAGGGCATTCAGCTACTATGGCCGCCTAAGAAGTGTTTGGGTAGCAAGGAATCCAGCAGGCTTTGCCTTTGTTGAGTTTGAAGATCCACGAGATGCAGATGATGCAGTTCGGGGACTTGATGGAAc AAGTATCAATGGGTCTCGCGTGAGAGTTGAGCATTCCACTGGCAAGGTACGCCCAAAACCATGGCTACGGGGTGGCCGTTCTGGACCAAGGGGTGGTGGTGGTCGACGGCCATTCCATCCAGAAGATCGCTGTTATGAGTGCGGGGAGACAGGCCACTATGCTTATGATTGTCCAAGACACAGAAGAAGTGGTGGAAGAAG GTCCAGAAGCAGGTCCAGGTCCCCAAGGAGGAGGAGTTACTCCAGAAGTCGCAGCAGGAGCCGTGGTGGAAGTCGTGAACGGGGAAGTCGTGATCGCAG AAGCCGTGACAGAAGCAGGGGAAGCAGGGATCGTTATGCAAG CCGATCACCTGCCACACGTTCTCGATCCAGGAGTGCAGCAAGAAATGATGACTAA
- the LOC127848046 gene encoding serine/arginine-rich splicing factor 7-like isoform X1, translating to MTRRGDLDCKIYVGDLARDTNEKDVERAFSYYGRLRSVWVARNPAGFAFVEFEDPRDADDAVRGLDGTSINGSRVRVEHSTGKVRPKPWLRGGRSGPRGGGGRRPFHPEDRCYECGETGHYAYDCPRHRRSGGRRYSRSRSRSRSPRRRSYSRSRSRSRGGSRERGSRDRRSRDRSRGSRDRYASRSPATRSRSRSAARNDD from the exons ATGACCAGAAGAGGCGACCTGGATTGCAAAATTTACGTAGGTGATCTCGCAAGAGACACCAATGAAAAGGACGTCGAGAGGGCATTCAGCTACTATGGCCGCCTAAGAAGTGTTTGGGTAGCAAGGAATCCAGCAGGCTTTGCCTTTGTTGAGTTTGAAGATCCACGAGATGCAGATGATGCAGTTCGGGGACTTGATGGAAc AAGTATCAATGGGTCTCGCGTGAGAGTTGAGCATTCCACTGGCAAGGTACGCCCAAAACCATGGCTACGGGGTGGCCGTTCTGGACCAAGGGGTGGTGGTGGTCGACGGCCATTCCATCCAGAAGATCGCTGTTATGAGTGCGGGGAGACAGGCCACTATGCTTATGATTGTCCAAGACACAGAAGAAGTGGTGGAAGAAGGTATTCGAG GTCCAGAAGCAGGTCCAGGTCCCCAAGGAGGAGGAGTTACTCCAGAAGTCGCAGCAGGAGCCGTGGTGGAAGTCGTGAACGGGGAAGTCGTGATCGCAG AAGCCGTGACAGAAGCAGGGGAAGCAGGGATCGTTATGCAAG CCGATCACCTGCCACACGTTCTCGATCCAGGAGTGCAGCAAGAAATGATGACTAA